A stretch of Streptomyces vietnamensis DNA encodes these proteins:
- a CDS encoding glycosyltransferase: MDGNRIPRTECSELNDPHPLVRPRLTLVVPTRNERESVPLLLRALEPAFDGLPVEILFVDDSDDDTPETAARHAPGCRLPVRMIHREKGAREGGLAGAVLAGARHARGEWALVMDADLQHPPQAAAALARTALGHGVDIVVGTRYAGSGSTGDGLDGPTRRLVSRGSTVLAKTVFPRRLAGVSDPMSGLFAFRVAAIDLDRLSPLGFKVLLEVLVRHPGARVAEVSYRFAPRAAGTSKASLREGLRFLRHLARLRRPHPGGAHRGDTGHHASSDHPGLGPTARFLAFGLVGLSGIAVNTAALWFFHSVVGLHQLLGATLATQVSSLWNWALLETLVYRGGRGGGRRAAVARGLAFLALNNLLLLGRLPLLQLLVLAGIGLLTANVLSLVVLFVVRFLFSDLLIYRGHHGEGTRRDPVRVLVAPGSAVPGTVTPSPGAAPAPSPAPAAAGTATTPTAPPAPPTASPAHPKRPRYLTYRYDIAGTVTIGSQIRLPELEFFRAQWVPPDACDITVRVGDVGRRFPRHRAVMTEIPGRGAPQPTTVQYEEQLGRFGANFRVDIGAPIAVLVSPLLARSPHVVYTNVLEALLRFVLVSRDRMLLHSACVELGGTGVMLSALTDTGKTSTVLRLLSEHDGRFLSDDMTVVDATGNALCFPKPLTISAHTLHAVRSDDLTPHEWRRLQRQSRLHSKEGRSFAFTLARHNLPIMGINAVTQILVPPPKYAVDRLVSCRLSSAIKVTELFVIERGEPRLSDLGHEETVSRLLVNTEDAYGFPPFRYFAPAITVDGLDHAQLRSRERDVLAGFLSGVRTRVLASDRFGWADEIPRLLAADRTAVNGHPVPGAEGHPWPHWEPETPESEPSPPVRSGTLPPYTTVPTDSGASRVDGPGGRTS, encoded by the coding sequence ATGGACGGCAACCGCATCCCCCGCACCGAGTGCTCCGAGCTGAACGACCCGCACCCGCTCGTCCGGCCCCGTCTCACCCTCGTCGTCCCGACGCGCAACGAGCGCGAATCCGTGCCGCTGCTGCTGCGCGCCCTGGAACCGGCCTTCGACGGGCTGCCCGTCGAGATCCTGTTCGTCGACGACAGCGACGACGACACACCGGAGACGGCCGCGCGGCACGCACCCGGCTGTCGGCTGCCGGTCCGCATGATCCACCGGGAGAAGGGGGCCCGCGAGGGCGGCCTGGCGGGTGCCGTCCTCGCGGGCGCACGTCATGCCCGGGGCGAATGGGCCCTGGTCATGGACGCCGACCTCCAGCACCCTCCGCAGGCCGCCGCCGCCCTCGCCCGTACCGCCCTGGGGCACGGCGTCGACATCGTGGTCGGCACCCGCTATGCCGGGTCCGGATCGACCGGCGACGGGCTCGACGGCCCCACCCGCCGGCTCGTCTCCCGCGGCAGCACGGTGCTCGCCAAGACGGTCTTCCCCCGCCGTCTCGCCGGCGTCAGCGACCCCATGAGCGGGCTCTTCGCCTTCCGTGTCGCCGCGATCGACCTGGACCGGCTCAGCCCCCTCGGCTTCAAGGTCCTCCTCGAAGTGCTCGTCAGACACCCGGGCGCACGCGTGGCCGAGGTCTCCTACCGGTTCGCGCCCCGCGCGGCCGGCACCTCCAAGGCCTCGCTGCGCGAAGGGCTGCGGTTCCTGCGGCACCTGGCCCGGCTGCGCCGGCCCCACCCCGGCGGCGCGCACCGCGGCGACACGGGTCACCACGCGTCATCCGACCACCCCGGCCTCGGCCCCACCGCGCGGTTCCTGGCCTTCGGGCTCGTCGGCCTCAGCGGCATCGCCGTCAACACCGCCGCCCTGTGGTTCTTCCACTCCGTGGTGGGACTCCATCAGCTCCTCGGCGCCACGCTCGCCACCCAGGTGTCGTCCCTGTGGAACTGGGCCCTCCTCGAAACGCTGGTCTACCGAGGCGGCCGGGGCGGCGGCAGGCGCGCTGCCGTCGCCCGCGGTCTCGCCTTCCTCGCCCTGAACAACCTGCTGCTGCTCGGCCGGCTGCCCCTCCTCCAGCTGCTCGTCCTCGCCGGGATCGGGCTGCTCACCGCCAACGTCCTCAGCCTCGTGGTGCTCTTCGTGGTCCGCTTCCTCTTCAGCGACCTGCTCATCTACCGCGGTCACCATGGCGAGGGAACCCGCCGCGACCCCGTGCGCGTGCTCGTCGCCCCGGGCTCCGCCGTCCCCGGAACCGTGACCCCCTCCCCCGGAGCCGCCCCCGCCCCCTCCCCCGCTCCCGCCGCCGCAGGCACCGCCACGACGCCCACGGCCCCGCCCGCACCCCCCACGGCCTCCCCGGCCCACCCCAAGCGCCCCCGCTACCTGACCTACCGCTACGACATCGCCGGCACCGTCACCATCGGCTCCCAGATACGCCTGCCCGAGCTGGAGTTCTTCCGCGCCCAGTGGGTGCCGCCGGACGCCTGTGACATCACCGTCCGCGTCGGCGACGTCGGCCGCCGGTTCCCGCGCCACCGCGCGGTCATGACCGAGATCCCCGGCCGCGGCGCACCGCAGCCCACCACCGTGCAGTACGAGGAGCAGCTCGGCCGGTTCGGCGCCAACTTCCGCGTCGACATCGGCGCCCCCATCGCCGTCCTCGTCAGCCCGCTGCTCGCCCGCTCCCCGCACGTCGTCTACACGAACGTCCTGGAGGCGCTGCTGCGCTTCGTGCTCGTCTCCCGCGACCGGATGCTCCTGCACTCCGCGTGCGTCGAGCTGGGCGGCACCGGCGTGATGCTCTCCGCGCTCACCGACACCGGCAAGACGTCCACCGTCCTGCGGCTCCTCAGCGAACACGACGGGCGGTTCCTGTCCGACGACATGACCGTCGTCGACGCCACCGGCAACGCCCTGTGCTTCCCCAAGCCGCTCACCATCAGCGCGCACACCCTGCACGCCGTGCGCTCCGACGACCTGACCCCCCACGAATGGCGCCGGCTGCAGCGGCAGAGCCGCCTGCACTCCAAGGAGGGCCGCTCCTTCGCCTTCACCCTGGCCCGCCACAACCTGCCCATCATGGGCATCAACGCGGTTACGCAGATCCTCGTGCCCCCGCCGAAGTACGCCGTCGACCGGCTCGTGTCCTGCCGGCTGAGCAGCGCGATCAAGGTGACCGAACTCTTCGTCATCGAGCGCGGCGAGCCCCGTCTGAGCGACCTCGGGCACGAGGAGACCGTCAGCCGGCTGCTCGTCAACACCGAGGACGCCTACGGCTTCCCGCCGTTCCGGTACTTCGCCCCCGCCATCACCGTCGACGGGCTCGACCACGCCCAGCTGCGCAGCCGCGAGCGGGACGTCCTGGCCGGCTTCCTCTCCGGCGTGCGCACCCGCGTCCTGGCCTCCGACCGCTTCGGCTGGGCCGACGAGATACCCCGGCTCCTCGCCGCGGACCGGACGGCGGTCAACGGCCACCCGGTCCCCGGGGCCGAAGGGCATCCGTGGCCGCACTGGGAGCCGGAGACCCCGGAGAGCGAACCGTCCCCGCCCGTACGCTCCGGCACCCTGCCCCCCTACACCACCGTTCCGACCGACTCCGGCGCCTCCCGCGTGGACGGCCCCGGTGGGAGGACGTCATGA
- a CDS encoding ArnT family glycosyltransferase: MSRPPYSAEDATAGPGADTSTRTATGPPGTTGAPARPHRRPTAEWVLLTALPLTAVLALAAFLRFWQLTRIGFNSDEAVYTGTAASLAGDPAMQPVFPVFRAHPVLFTGFVSLFLRGGTDEFTARAVAAGVGVVTVAVTYLLARRLYGHAAGLAAALLLAIMPYHVVVTRQVLLDGLMTLFATLALYCVVRYVQAGRDGLPWLLAAAGSLGAAALSKETALVLVCGLYVFFVLSRSVRMRWRDAVLATGLLALVVAAFPLATWVAGHRGTGQNYLQWQLFRRANHPMGFYAVTVPQVIGWAVLAAAVVGLVWLRRRNGWREGLLLCWIAAPVLFFTLWPVKGFPYLLPIAPPLAVLAGRTLGALAGLRMRTGRLRVPTRRLAAAGAVLVALAVALSLALPSAARITAAPKGSFLAGSGGLPGGREAGQWVREHVPGGARLLAAGPSVANVLQFYGGRPVSALSVSVNRLYRNPSYMPVPNPDRSLRDGEFQYLVWDSYTAHRAPFYGAKIRQLVDKYHGAAVYSSAVRVPASSTDPTPTPVIVIYKVRVS, translated from the coding sequence ATGAGCCGTCCCCCGTACTCCGCCGAGGACGCGACGGCCGGACCCGGCGCCGACACCTCCACGCGGACCGCCACCGGACCCCCGGGAACGACCGGCGCCCCGGCCCGCCCGCACCGGCGTCCCACCGCCGAGTGGGTCCTGCTCACCGCCCTGCCGCTCACCGCCGTCCTCGCCCTGGCCGCCTTCCTGCGGTTCTGGCAGCTCACCCGGATCGGCTTCAACAGCGACGAGGCCGTCTACACCGGCACCGCCGCCTCCCTGGCCGGCGACCCGGCCATGCAGCCGGTGTTCCCCGTCTTCCGCGCCCACCCCGTGCTGTTCACCGGCTTCGTGTCGCTCTTCCTGCGCGGCGGCACCGACGAGTTCACGGCCCGCGCGGTCGCGGCCGGCGTCGGCGTCGTGACCGTCGCCGTCACGTACCTGCTGGCCCGCAGGCTCTACGGGCACGCCGCGGGGCTCGCCGCCGCGCTGCTGCTCGCCATCATGCCGTACCACGTGGTGGTGACCCGTCAGGTGCTGCTCGACGGGCTGATGACGCTGTTCGCCACGCTGGCGCTGTACTGCGTCGTACGGTACGTGCAGGCGGGCCGCGACGGGCTCCCCTGGCTGCTCGCCGCCGCGGGGTCGCTGGGGGCCGCCGCGCTCTCCAAGGAGACGGCGCTCGTGCTCGTCTGCGGCCTGTACGTCTTCTTCGTCCTCAGCCGTTCGGTACGGATGCGGTGGCGGGACGCCGTTCTCGCCACCGGCCTCCTCGCCCTCGTCGTCGCCGCCTTCCCGCTCGCGACGTGGGTCGCGGGCCACCGCGGCACCGGGCAGAACTACCTGCAGTGGCAGCTGTTCCGGCGTGCCAACCATCCGATGGGCTTCTACGCCGTGACGGTGCCGCAGGTCATCGGCTGGGCCGTCCTCGCGGCCGCCGTGGTCGGCCTCGTCTGGCTGCGCCGCCGCAACGGCTGGCGCGAGGGCCTGCTGCTGTGCTGGATCGCCGCGCCCGTGCTGTTCTTCACCCTGTGGCCCGTCAAGGGCTTCCCCTACCTGCTGCCGATCGCGCCGCCGCTCGCCGTGCTCGCCGGCCGCACGCTGGGCGCCCTCGCCGGGCTCCGGATGCGGACCGGCCGGCTGCGGGTACCGACCCGTCGGCTGGCCGCCGCCGGCGCCGTCCTCGTCGCGCTCGCCGTCGCCCTGTCCCTCGCCCTCCCGTCCGCCGCCCGCATCACCGCCGCTCCGAAGGGCTCGTTCCTGGCCGGTTCCGGCGGCCTGCCGGGCGGCCGCGAGGCGGGCCAGTGGGTGCGCGAGCACGTGCCCGGCGGGGCACGGCTGCTCGCCGCCGGCCCCTCGGTCGCCAATGTGCTCCAGTTCTACGGAGGCAGACCCGTATCGGCGCTGTCGGTGAGCGTCAACCGGCTCTACCGCAACCCCTCGTACATGCCGGTGCCCAACCCCGACCGCTCGCTGCGCGACGGCGAGTTCCAGTACCTCGTCTGGGACTCCTACACCGCCCACCGCGCCCCGTTCTACGGCGCGAAGATCCGGCAGCTGGTCGACAAGTACCACGGCGCGGCCGTCTACAGCTCCGCCGTACGGGTCCCCGCCTCCTCCACCGACCCCACGCCCACTCCGGTCATCGTCATCTACAAGGTGCGTGTGTCATGA
- a CDS encoding alkaline phosphatase family protein, giving the protein MKPLTVRLLTALTGAALLLGPTTATAATGTGARPDPGGGTTAEHRATTPVQHFIYLMQGPRTFDNYFGTYPGADGIPSGACQPRTVGGPASDCVRPYSLHAAAPAPLSPNRSIITQQINGGRMDGFVSAYTRQGRDGTTVMGHYDARDLPFDWAAAGRYVLFDKFFSSVPYGTPAERSYWVAGAAPPAADRATIFDRLQQAGVSWKFYVEDYRPAENFRAVGATQPVRVPLLGHARFIDDPALASHIVDLDQYYRDLDNGTLPSVAYIASSGSSERSARSIAPGQKLIRSLATQLALSPYWDSSALLWSHDGSGGWYDHVAPPAVADGPRGLRVPAVLISAYAPAGHIDHRVLDSSSALRFIEDNWKLAPLGGRDTTAASLAAAFDFSAAPRPPEVFAVPTARPVVRPVNATVVYGIYGGVLGGAALLVAGTALLAARRRAAAPSTPTGPSAPTAPTSPTSPTSPEGSSERPRAPEGSRP; this is encoded by the coding sequence ATGAAGCCGCTGACCGTCCGTCTGCTGACGGCGCTGACCGGCGCGGCACTCCTGCTCGGCCCCACCACGGCAACGGCCGCCACCGGAACCGGCGCCCGCCCCGACCCGGGCGGCGGCACCACCGCCGAGCACCGCGCGACCACCCCCGTCCAGCACTTCATCTACCTGATGCAGGGCCCCCGGACCTTCGACAACTACTTCGGCACGTACCCCGGAGCCGACGGCATTCCCTCCGGCGCCTGCCAGCCGCGCACCGTCGGCGGCCCCGCCTCCGACTGCGTACGTCCCTACTCCCTGCACGCCGCGGCCCCCGCCCCGCTCTCCCCGAACCGGAGCATCATCACCCAGCAGATCAACGGCGGGCGCATGGACGGCTTCGTGTCCGCGTACACCCGGCAGGGCAGGGACGGCACGACCGTCATGGGCCACTACGACGCCCGGGACCTGCCGTTCGACTGGGCCGCCGCCGGCCGCTACGTGCTCTTCGACAAGTTCTTCTCCTCCGTCCCCTACGGCACCCCCGCCGAACGCTCCTACTGGGTCGCGGGAGCCGCCCCGCCGGCGGCCGACCGCGCCACCATCTTCGACCGGCTCCAGCAGGCGGGGGTCAGCTGGAAGTTCTACGTCGAGGACTACCGGCCCGCCGAGAACTTCCGGGCGGTCGGCGCCACCCAGCCGGTACGCGTCCCGCTGCTCGGCCACGCCCGCTTCATCGACGACCCCGCCCTCGCCTCCCACATCGTGGACCTGGACCAGTACTACCGCGACCTCGACAACGGCACCCTGCCGTCGGTGGCCTACATCGCCAGCTCCGGCTCCTCCGAGCGCTCCGCGCGGTCCATCGCGCCCGGCCAGAAGCTCATCCGCTCGCTGGCCACCCAGCTGGCCCTCAGCCCGTACTGGGACAGCTCGGCCCTGCTGTGGAGCCACGACGGCTCCGGCGGCTGGTACGACCACGTGGCCCCGCCGGCCGTCGCCGACGGTCCGCGCGGGCTGCGCGTCCCGGCCGTCCTGATCAGCGCCTACGCGCCGGCCGGGCACATCGACCACCGGGTGCTCGACTCCTCGTCGGCACTGCGCTTCATCGAGGACAACTGGAAGCTGGCGCCGCTCGGCGGACGGGACACCACCGCCGCCAGCCTCGCCGCCGCCTTCGACTTCTCCGCCGCACCGCGGCCCCCCGAGGTGTTCGCCGTCCCCACCGCGCGGCCCGTCGTGCGGCCGGTGAACGCGACCGTCGTGTACGGGATCTACGGCGGCGTGCTCGGCGGAGCCGCGCTGCTCGTCGCCGGCACCGCCCTGCTCGCCGCCCGCAGGCGCGCCGCGGCGCCGTCGACTCCGACGGGCCCGTCGGCACCGACCGCGCCGACCTCGCCGACCTCGCCGACCTCGCCGGAAGGCTCCTCGGAGCGGCCCCGCGCGCCGGAGGGGAGCCGGCCGTGA
- a CDS encoding endo-1,3-alpha-glucanase family glycosylhydrolase gives MRRLWALLAALVLCWPGVSAASSGPRPAAASVAGDATRPPLLAYYYQWFNAGSWQRAKTDLPLAGPYSSDDTQVIDRQITEAKSAGIDGFIVGWKQGAVNDRRLRKLVDAAEARNFKVAMIYQSLDFHRRPLPVAQVAADFRYFRDQFAASPALLRVAGRPLTVWSGTWSYTHDDVARVTSAVRGELRVLATEKNVDGYRRIADVTDGDAYYWSSADPETTPGYADKLQEMARAVHADHKIWIAPCAPGFDAQLVGGTKPVPRRDGATLSAEYTAALRSSPDAVGLISWNEFSENTHVEPSHDHGDRYLQVLRDLRGVQATVTSRSDPGGSGDVPGRSVAGSGPSRAYWAFAGLVAPMLLITPFAVRRLRASRRSGPAPVEEREAGPGQEVSRSPGSTSPRCSRPDRAP, from the coding sequence ATGAGACGGCTCTGGGCCCTGCTCGCCGCGCTCGTCCTGTGCTGGCCGGGCGTCAGTGCCGCATCGTCCGGCCCCCGGCCCGCCGCCGCGTCCGTCGCCGGCGACGCCACCCGTCCGCCGCTGCTCGCCTACTACTACCAGTGGTTCAACGCCGGTTCGTGGCAGCGGGCCAAGACCGACCTGCCGCTGGCGGGCCCGTACTCGAGCGACGACACCCAGGTGATCGACCGCCAGATCACCGAGGCCAAGTCCGCGGGGATCGACGGGTTCATCGTCGGATGGAAGCAGGGCGCCGTGAACGACCGGCGGCTGCGCAAGCTCGTCGACGCCGCCGAGGCCAGGAACTTCAAGGTCGCCATGATCTACCAGAGCCTGGACTTCCACCGCCGCCCGCTGCCCGTCGCCCAGGTCGCCGCCGACTTCCGGTACTTCCGCGACCAGTTCGCCGCCAGCCCCGCCCTGCTGCGCGTCGCCGGCCGCCCGCTGACCGTCTGGAGCGGCACCTGGAGCTACACGCACGACGACGTCGCCCGCGTCACCTCCGCCGTCCGCGGCGAACTGCGGGTCCTGGCCACCGAGAAGAACGTCGACGGTTACCGGCGGATCGCGGACGTCACCGACGGCGACGCCTACTACTGGTCCTCGGCCGACCCCGAGACCACCCCCGGCTACGCCGACAAGCTCCAGGAGATGGCACGGGCCGTGCACGCCGACCACAAGATCTGGATCGCCCCCTGCGCGCCCGGTTTCGACGCACAGCTCGTCGGCGGCACCAAGCCCGTCCCCCGCCGGGACGGTGCGACGCTGAGCGCCGAGTACACCGCCGCGCTCCGCTCCTCGCCGGACGCCGTCGGGCTGATCAGCTGGAACGAGTTCTCCGAGAACACCCACGTCGAGCCCTCCCACGACCACGGGGACCGCTACCTGCAGGTGCTGCGCGACCTGCGGGGCGTCCAGGCGACCGTCACGTCCCGGAGCGACCCCGGCGGGTCCGGGGACGTCCCCGGCCGGTCCGTCGCCGGGTCGGGCCCCTCCCGCGCCTACTGGGCGTTCGCCGGCCTGGTCGCCCCCATGCTGCTGATCACCCCGTTCGCTGTGCGCCGCCTGCGCGCCTCCCGGAGGAGCGGGCCCGCCCCCGTCGAGGAGCGGGAAGCGGGCCCCGGCCAAGAGGTCAGCAGGTCACCGGGGTCGACGTCGCCGCGGTGTTCCCGGCCAGATCGCGCGCCCTGA
- a CDS encoding purple acid phosphatase family protein, whose product MPVFASAGRRRGLHLAGAAVALGALSAALGPTPAHADLPGASPVLTRAPYLTDLTPTSLRVTWATSTRSRQTVKYGPLGNCTANSVTAATLGTTMTVNGVTEYSNSVTVPNLSPDTPYCYRVFTGDATPIDLLGTNPSPTFTTMVPDGSPTPFTFAVLGDWGDTTSNGVNSGAVNEDQANVLSRLAASGARFALSTGDVAYPSGSPTNYGDLQQSGVNISGVFAPEYYAAPGQKLPMFSINGNHGRTATLLLTWPQPAVTAASNGVYSQVSYPSFFGSTPATYPTTYYAFSSGGVRFYMLDASWSDGNTGTADGNNCEGTDHCAIYQVDAAAHWATTSAEYQWLQQDLAAHPGGVKVAAFHFPLRSDDPTEPDDEYLKNNPGSTDTLEQLLHDNGVNLVFNGHAHIYQRNVAPPGGVPSYVTGGAGAKLSSVGGHGCDPTDAYALGWSYSSNVGKRCPSSVPIPAADANVHHFLLVSVNGSTLTVTPTDSLGNVFDAQTYDFAADGTAPSAPSPLTVTRPASTTMKLMWGASTDDRQLAAYDVYRDGTYMATVPQEVLTFSDKTAVCPASYTYEVRARDLAGNTAATSTPVTC is encoded by the coding sequence ATGCCTGTGTTCGCATCCGCCGGACGACGCCGAGGTCTCCACCTCGCGGGCGCCGCAGTGGCGCTCGGTGCCCTGTCGGCGGCCCTCGGCCCCACCCCCGCACACGCCGACCTGCCCGGCGCCTCGCCGGTCCTCACCCGGGCCCCGTACCTCACGGACCTGACGCCCACTTCCCTCCGGGTGACCTGGGCGACCTCCACCCGCAGCCGGCAGACCGTGAAGTACGGGCCGCTCGGCAACTGCACGGCCAACTCCGTCACGGCCGCCACCCTCGGCACCACCATGACCGTCAACGGGGTCACCGAGTACAGCAACTCGGTGACCGTGCCGAACCTCAGCCCCGACACCCCGTACTGCTACCGGGTCTTCACCGGGGACGCCACGCCCATCGACCTGCTCGGCACCAACCCCTCGCCCACGTTCACCACGATGGTGCCGGACGGTTCGCCGACGCCCTTCACGTTCGCGGTGCTCGGCGACTGGGGCGACACCACCAGCAACGGAGTCAACAGCGGCGCCGTCAACGAGGACCAGGCCAACGTACTGTCCCGGCTGGCTGCCAGCGGCGCCCGCTTCGCGCTGTCCACCGGCGACGTGGCCTACCCCAGCGGAAGCCCGACCAACTACGGCGACCTCCAGCAGTCCGGCGTCAACATCAGCGGGGTCTTCGCGCCGGAGTACTACGCCGCGCCCGGCCAGAAGCTGCCGATGTTCTCCATCAACGGCAACCACGGCCGCACCGCCACACTCCTGCTGACCTGGCCGCAGCCCGCCGTCACCGCGGCCTCGAACGGCGTCTACTCCCAGGTCAGCTACCCGTCGTTCTTCGGCAGCACCCCGGCGACCTACCCGACGACGTACTACGCCTTCAGCAGCGGCGGCGTCCGGTTCTACATGCTCGACGCGTCCTGGAGCGACGGCAACACCGGCACCGCCGACGGGAACAACTGCGAGGGCACCGACCACTGCGCCATCTACCAGGTGGACGCCGCCGCCCACTGGGCGACCACCTCGGCCGAGTACCAGTGGCTCCAGCAGGACCTCGCCGCGCACCCGGGCGGCGTCAAGGTGGCCGCCTTCCACTTCCCGCTGCGCTCCGACGACCCGACCGAGCCGGACGACGAGTACCTGAAGAACAACCCGGGCAGCACCGACACCCTGGAGCAGCTGCTCCACGACAACGGCGTGAACCTGGTCTTCAACGGCCACGCGCACATCTACCAGCGCAACGTCGCCCCGCCCGGCGGCGTGCCGAGCTACGTGACCGGCGGCGCCGGCGCCAAGCTCAGCTCGGTCGGCGGCCACGGCTGCGACCCGACGGACGCGTACGCCCTCGGCTGGTCCTACAGCTCCAACGTGGGCAAGCGCTGCCCCTCCTCCGTGCCGATCCCCGCCGCCGACGCCAATGTGCACCACTTCCTGCTGGTCTCGGTCAACGGCTCGACGCTGACGGTCACGCCGACGGACTCCCTCGGCAACGTCTTCGACGCGCAGACCTACGACTTCGCCGCCGACGGCACCGCGCCGTCCGCGCCGTCCCCGCTGACGGTGACCCGTCCCGCCTCCACCACCATGAAGCTGATGTGGGGCGCGTCCACCGACGACCGGCAGCTCGCCGCGTACGACGTCTACCGCGACGGGACGTACATGGCGACCGTCCCGCAGGAGGTGCTCACCTTCAGCGACAAGACGGCCGTGTGCCCGGCCTCGTACACCTACGAGGTCAGGGCGCGCGATCTGGCCGGGAACACCGCGGCGACGTCGACCCCGGTGACCTGCTGA
- a CDS encoding cytochrome D1 domain-containing protein has translation MPARDSQEGTRRRFVGRLRAVLAAAAVAASTAAVPATAAAPAPRQQDDTSASDRAYVANATARTVSFLDTDDRTVTHTVAVPSGAADVGVSRQRHRAYVTGGSGSRTVSVIDTVRARVIRTIRVGDRPEGVAVSRDGRRAYVTNADSGTVSVIDTRADRVVRTLRVGTFPKGVAVSPDGRRVYVANLLSGSVSVIDAFPGRVAATVPLGTGTAAYDVAVSPDGALAYVSTGNGTDYVSVLDTRAATVLDAVPIEAGAESLAVAPDGTSVYVTSGFGNDKVSVIDTEIGVVARTFRVPGGSEGLALGYGGRQLYVATGLGSRSAVYVDTETDRVMGSTTVGSGPMSVAAEVEPEPVSPRVGAGRRVHWKTGQKQATTR, from the coding sequence GTGCCGGCACGTGACTCGCAGGAAGGCACCCGCCGTCGGTTCGTCGGCCGGCTCCGCGCGGTACTGGCCGCGGCGGCCGTCGCCGCCTCGACGGCCGCCGTGCCCGCCACGGCCGCGGCTCCGGCGCCGCGGCAGCAGGACGACACGTCGGCGTCCGACCGCGCCTACGTGGCCAACGCCACCGCCAGGACCGTGTCGTTCCTCGACACCGACGACCGGACCGTCACCCACACGGTGGCCGTGCCGTCCGGCGCGGCCGACGTGGGCGTCTCCCGGCAGCGGCACCGCGCCTATGTGACCGGCGGCAGCGGCTCTCGTACCGTCAGCGTCATCGACACCGTCCGGGCCAGGGTGATCCGCACGATCCGGGTCGGCGACCGGCCCGAGGGGGTCGCGGTCAGCCGCGACGGCCGACGCGCCTATGTCACCAACGCGGACTCCGGCACCGTCTCGGTCATCGACACCCGCGCCGACCGGGTCGTGCGCACGCTGCGGGTCGGCACCTTCCCCAAGGGCGTGGCGGTCTCCCCCGACGGGCGCCGTGTCTACGTCGCCAACCTGCTGTCCGGCAGCGTGTCGGTGATCGACGCCTTCCCCGGCCGGGTCGCGGCGACCGTGCCGCTGGGCACCGGCACCGCCGCCTACGACGTGGCCGTCAGCCCGGACGGCGCCCTGGCGTACGTGAGCACGGGCAACGGCACCGACTACGTGTCCGTCCTCGACACCCGCGCGGCCACCGTCCTCGACGCCGTGCCGATCGAGGCGGGCGCGGAGTCGCTGGCCGTGGCGCCCGACGGCACGTCGGTGTACGTGACCTCCGGCTTCGGCAACGACAAGGTGTCGGTCATCGACACCGAGATCGGCGTCGTGGCGCGCACCTTCCGCGTTCCCGGCGGCTCGGAGGGCCTCGCGCTGGGCTACGGGGGGCGGCAGCTGTACGTCGCCACCGGGCTCGGTTCGCGTTCCGCGGTGTACGTCGACACCGAGACCGACCGGGTCATGGGCTCGACGACGGTCGGCTCCGGACCGATGAGCGTGGCCGCCGAGGTCGAACCGGAGCCGGTGTCCCCGCGGGTGGGTGCCGGCCGGCGCGTCCACTGGAAGACGGGCCAGAAGCAGGCGACCACGCGCTGA
- a CDS encoding DUF6230 family protein, giving the protein MSSREEGRTHWRRSLAVAVPALLAAGGLGTAMASGALAVGLRIQDRPVDFTTSSLYGTQYGAAVVDQTVVRPDGSTGTERVLRMGFADGVINGLCLSQRQQIAGATYTLLLTLGDDNPGSWEIRTKNTVLDLRNATGVLDMDGVVDLNTNGADVKTVKDASGAYVVNPLDSPQHRFGIQARYAKFDRITGTAQDFQIPGLLTTPKLSLSVRPGTVACPAPAAPTGTPGTP; this is encoded by the coding sequence ATGAGCAGCCGCGAAGAAGGCCGTACCCACTGGCGCCGGTCCCTCGCCGTCGCCGTGCCCGCGCTCCTCGCCGCCGGCGGCCTCGGCACCGCCATGGCGAGCGGGGCGCTCGCCGTCGGCCTCCGGATCCAGGACCGGCCCGTCGACTTCACCACCAGCAGCCTGTACGGGACGCAGTACGGCGCCGCCGTCGTCGACCAGACCGTCGTACGGCCCGACGGCTCCACCGGAACCGAACGCGTCCTCCGCATGGGCTTCGCCGACGGCGTCATCAACGGCCTCTGCCTGAGCCAGCGCCAGCAGATCGCGGGAGCCACGTACACCCTGCTGCTCACCCTCGGCGACGACAACCCGGGCTCCTGGGAGATCAGGACGAAGAACACCGTCCTCGACCTGCGCAACGCCACCGGCGTCCTCGACATGGACGGCGTCGTCGACCTCAACACGAACGGCGCCGACGTGAAGACCGTCAAGGACGCCTCCGGCGCGTACGTCGTCAACCCGCTCGACAGCCCGCAGCACCGCTTCGGCATCCAGGCGCGCTACGCCAAGTTCGACCGGATCACCGGCACCGCCCAGGACTTCCAGATCCCGGGCCTCCTCACCACCCCGAAGCTCTCCCTCTCCGTACGGCCGGGCACGGTCGCCTGCCCCGCCCCGGCCGCGCCCACCGGGACGCCCGGCACGCCGTGA